The SAR324 cluster bacterium nucleotide sequence CACAACGTTTGATCGCCCAGACATGACGATATAATTCCTGGGCCTGACTATAGGGACCATCAAGTGCGGAGCGCATGCGTTTAAAAGTTAGATTGGGACTGATTTCCTGCAAGGTTGCCTGATTGAGATCCATATCGGGAAATTCTCGTTTGAGACGGCTCAACAGACGAATCACGCTGGTTTGTCCCTGATTATAGGCGGCAATAGCCAGGATGGCCTGTACACCCGGTTGAGGCATCACATTTTCATTCTGAACACGCCATTCATAATTTAGGTAATACCGCAACAACATGGCCGAAATCAGGATATTGGTTTCAATATTGATCACATTGCCATATTGCTGATTATAGCGATTTTCCAGCAAATCATTAAAAGTCTGGTGCAGGAACGCGTATTTTGCGGGCAGAATATCTCCACGCGAGATTCTTTCCAGAGATTTTCTGACCAAGTCAGGGTCTTCCAGAAGTTCGGGATAGGACAGTCCATATTTCCGCATAATTTCAGCGCTCAAGTCCGCATAATTCAGATAAGGTTTTTGAATGGTGGGCGGGAAATAACCCAACTTGGGTGCCTCAAAATTGAGTCCCATCATGTTCAGGATTTGCTGAAACCAGACATCCCGGTAAATATTTCGCAGATGCATGGCCGCGGCCTGTAACAGGCGTTCATTCTCAGAATCCTGGCGGATAATTTCAATCTGTTTGATTCCTATTCCTGTCAATTGCCCAATACCCAGTGCTCCGGTCGCACTGACAATCTTAAAATTGAATTTGGATTCCTGAAACAACAGACAAAAAAATACAGGATATGGAATCTGATAAAAGTGGGCGCTGGTGTGACTGGCGATGATGGTTCTTAAAAACCGACTTTCAGAATAGGAATATTCAGGGTTTCCTGTCAAACGCTCCATGGACTCATGCCACCAGCTTGATTGCGTCATATAATACAGCAGGTCAGCCAATTCCCGTTGACCTTCATAACGCATGACACCACGTTGATAATGCTTTTGACTGACCCAGTCATAAACCGCGGTAAATTTATAGAGGGATTCCATGGGTTGTGTCGGCAGAGTCACTGGATATTGTTCCTGAATCGACTGAATCCATGATGTCGCATCAGGCAGAAGAGCCTCCACACTGGTGTTGGTGGTGGTGGTAATGCGGGATGCTTTGGTGAGAATGGGATTTTGCAGATAAGGTGAAATCTCACTGACTGGAGAAACAGGAAAAATCGTTTGGGGAACACATACCGCAGGAGCCTGCTGTAGAAACAAAACAAACAGTAGACATCGAAACAAATACAGAGTGATGGTTTGTTTCATTCCATACGGATAATCAATCGTTGCCCCACAGAGGTATTTCCGGAAATCCATAATAGCTATTGCCCATTATTGAGATGAAACCATCATGATTCAGTCTGACATTTTGAGCAGGAAAGACAACTCATTCCTGTTCTCCGCTCTGGAGCAGATATTTGAGTGTGGTGACATTTCCCTTTTCATTGAAGGTCACTTCATTGCAGGTTCCCTGTACCATGGAAAGTCCTCTGCCATACAAGTTGAACGTCTCCAGTTCATCAGAAGTTTTTTTCAGAACTTTGTTGACATCAAAGCCCTTGCCATCATCTTCCACCCGAATTTCTGTGCCATATCCCGGAGTGAACGCAACATCAATGGTCACTCTGCGGTTGATGTATTTCGGATCATTGGCACGAGTTTCCAATTCTTTGTTCCACTGTCTGAAATTTTTGAACTGACCTTTCAGCTCCTCACTGCTGAGTTCAAGGTTTCCATGAGCAATGGCATTGATCAGAATTTCAGACAATCCCAACTTGATCCTGAAAGAATCATCATCTGTAAGTCCCTGGTTTTCCAGAATATCAAGAATGTATTTTATCGTATCAGGAATTTTATCAGAATTATTGCTCATTTTGATTTGAATGAATGACTTTGCCACCATCGGCATGGTGCTTTTCTGCGATTGTTGTTGCTCCTGTTCCTGTTTGCGTTGAGCGACCCTGTTTGCAATGATTCCGATTCTTTTTTGAAGTGATTCTTTAGTGAAGGGAAGCATCAGGACTTCAACCCGGGCCTCCACGAGTGCCAATAACCTGGGAGTATCCATGGGTTCAATGCCGATGAGCATTTCCAGTTCGGGAAAGTCCTGACGCAAAGCCGATACAAACGAAAGCAGGTCGAGGCCTTCTGAATGAGAAATCAATACCATTTGATAGTTTTTATTTTCTGCCAGTGCTTCCCGCAAAATAGTAACGGGGTTTTCACTGTGTTCCGGATAATGAAGACGATGCCCTCTGGACGCCAGACATTCCTTATAGAAATCACGAGAAGTCCCAGATGAGTCAATAATCAAAATTTTAAGAGACATGGTTGCTTCCTGTTGAGAATTTTTCTGTTGATCTGCCATTGTCCCGGCATTTCACCATCTTATGACAAAGTTTAACGATTAGATCAAGTGGCTTGGCAAGAATGGTTTTTCCAGTGAAAGTGACATCTGGACAATCTGTGCTGAACCTGTCAAAAATCAATATTGTTTTTAGGAAAATTTCAGGCATTCATCCCCGACCAAATTAATCTTTGGCACTTTGTTTGATAGCTCAGAATGATGGGGAATTTTGCAAGGTGCAAAATTGCTGAAACAATATCATCACCAGACGGTTGAAGTTCAATGTCCCAAATCCAGAGCACGCTGAAGCAAAACAATTTCAGTCATGCTTACGAAAAAAATTATCTCAATATCATTTTTAACGCATCCGATCTGGAAACAATTCCGGATATGGGTCAACGCTACTACAATGAACTGGGACAGCGGGTTCATGAAATACGTGCCTTTTATAAGTCAAAAGGTCTGGTAACACAAACTCTCACCAGCAAATTATTCTCATCAAAAAAAGACACACCAGATGGCATTCACGGACGAATCAGTGGACTGGAACTTATAACCGCAAGCCCATCCGCCGACCAGAAAAGCCGGACAAGCGTGCTTCAAACTGATCCGGCACAACACCATCAACGAATAGCACTGGTCCACTCATGCCTGAACCGTCCTGAGCACTTATCCCTGGATCAGGTCCGTGCAATCATGATGCATGCGTCCATTCCATTCAGTATGGATCATTATAATCCGGAATGGATCACATGCATTCATGGCGCGTTTGTCCTGTATCAGGATCGGTTGCTGGCGTTTTACCAGAATCAGGTCAGCAAACTGGAATTGCGTTTATTGGATGAAGCCAGAAAAGAAACGTCCAATCAGGAAAATCTGCAAAGAGCCATTGATCAGATCATGAGAAATATCCATCTGCTGAAAAATCTGATTCCACAATGCCCTCCCCGTATCAGCATTCCGGATTTTTTAAAACCATGTGACAGCAATCATTTTCGCAGAATTTTGGAAGGCAAGGTCGATAAACTGGAGGAAGTCCGTGAAAAAATGATCAGAAATTTACTGTTCACTGGAACGTTGATGCTTCCTTTCCGTTATATTCATCCTCAGATCCAGCAAATTGCCGAATGGATCCAGAAACTGGACCCCACACATCCAGGCTTTGAGTTGCTACAGGCACGAATCTGGGAAGAAAAACTCAAGCCACTGGTGATCCTCGACAAA carries:
- a CDS encoding ATP-binding protein; this encodes MSLKILIIDSSGTSRDFYKECLASRGHRLHYPEHSENPVTILREALAENKNYQMVLISHSEGLDLLSFVSALRQDFPELEMLIGIEPMDTPRLLALVEARVEVLMLPFTKESLQKRIGIIANRVAQRKQEQEQQQSQKSTMPMVAKSFIQIKMSNNSDKIPDTIKYILDILENQGLTDDDSFRIKLGLSEILINAIAHGNLELSSEELKGQFKNFRQWNKELETRANDPKYINRRVTIDVAFTPGYGTEIRVEDDGKGFDVNKVLKKTSDELETFNLYGRGLSMVQGTCNEVTFNEKGNVTTLKYLLQSGEQE